TGCACTCGTGAAGTTGAGGGacttaaaaaaagggacgaGAGTTGCGGTTTTCGATCTGAATTGTACACAAATGGTTCCAAATATGTACTCGCCTTTGCGGGAGTTCACGACAACCGAAGCGCTTTTGAAAGTGCGCTGCAATTAGTTGGAAAATCGGATGCGTACAAGTTAGCAGCGGCAAATGCGGCGTTGGTGGTTTCCGCTTTTGGATTATCAAATGTTTCATTCACGGGGCATTCGCTTGGCGGTGGTTTGGCGACTGCAGCTGCTGTTTTTACCGGCGCTCCCGCCATTACCTTCAATCCCGCTTGGCTTTCATCATCCACAAGATCCGAGTTGTTAAAATTCCCTTCGGTTGAGGTAATTAATTATGTTATTTTTGCCGAAGCGCTTGATGTGTTCCAACGACATCCGCAACTTCTGAACTCCGTCCCTGCTGGAGCTTTTTTTGCTGGACTTCTCAGTAACAGCAAAATTCAACAGTTTGGCacatttaaatatatttactgTAAAGTTATACATGACAGGCCACATTATATTGATGCTCACCTCATAGAGACAATTATTGAGGAATTacggaaggaaaatggagaaaaaattTCAGCTTCTGACCTGGCCGCTTCATCACTCCATGAAGATGTTATGGGAGGTATGGCACAACTTGTGCAACAAAAGATGTCAGTTATTATGGAAGTTGTTGCGTCTGTCATGTCAAAGCAATTTTCTGCCGGAGGGTTCGGTTCTTCATGAACTCataacgcaaaaaaaaaaaagaacaataacaacaacaacaacaacagaagaagaagtaaaatgaaaaaaaagaaagaaaaagaaaagaaaagaaaaagaaaagccacGGGAGTGTGAAGGAGAAGTAATGGGtcgggaaaaagagaaatgttgCCGGACACCTGCAGCGCTAAATCAATGGAAAGTCCCTTAAATTGTCATTCCGCTTTCTCACAACCTcgtggcatttttttttgttttttgttttacgcAATGCGACTTAAAGAGGTGTGTGACGTCAGAAGGGCCCGTGGGATGAAATTGTAAGCGTATACATTTGtgtacataaatatatatatatatatataaatatgtatttatatacgTGCATTTCATTCCTGTCTgtaatatttgtttgtgagGTTGCGGCACATTTCGTTGTATTCGGCGTCCATAACTTTccaacatttttgtttttttttctcctctttccaaAAAATGTTGGTTCCCAGTTCCCTCGCATTCCCCCGCTTATTCTTCtgtgccattttttttttggagacTATTTTCCATTcctatttattattactaattattgttattattattaattgcCATTTATGTCATTATTACAAAATAaccaattattattattattattattactatttttattaAATCTGTTGCACTGCGGAGGACATTTGATGCCCTTTCGCGTTGANNNNNNNNNNNNNNNNNNNNNNNNNNNNNNNNNNNNNNNNNNNNNNNNNNNNNNNNNNNNNNNNNNNNNNNNNNNNNNNNNNNNNNNNNNNNNNNNNNNNNNNNNNNNNNNNNNNNNNNNNNNNNNNNNNNNNNNNNNNNNNNNNNNNNNNNNNNNNNNNNNNNNNNNNNNNNNNNNNNNNNNNNNNNaaatatatatatatatatatatatatatttatttctttctttcttccctcccttcctcttttgtttattcctCTGTTATTTCTGTAGCGAATGTAACGAAGAAGTGATGTTGCCGGCGCCAGTTCATTAAGAGGAGATGTTTCTGTTctgttctgtttttttttttttgattctccCACAATTCCACGTTTAACCTTTCAACTGTGTGACTGGTggtagagaaaaataaaaaatatttttttctggttaaaacaaagaaaatccGCTTCCAATTTGAATTGCGCAAAAACCCTCGTCAAAGCCAGTGATTTCTTGAGATGCGGGAATTCCAAATATATTCGAGCGATGGAGTCGCGTCAGATGTTGTGTCATAACTTCACAATTAActcccaaacacacacgcgcacacaaaaataagataaaaataaatcaaataaaaataaataataggAAGCGTTGCGGCACACTCCAAATGTGCAGGGACTCATGAAGTGCATTTTGGTTTCGATGCCTTCGCagtgatattttttttctggcgCATTTTCCTCTTATTTGTGCGCTACGCAAATGTTAATTTGTGAAATGTCGCacgggggaaaagagaaaaaaagaaaacacaagcaGAGATGGAGCCTCAAAGAAAGCGccgtatttttttctttttttgtggttgcaGCTCCAAAGAAATTAATTGGTGGAGGCGACGCCGGTTAGCGATATGTTTTGCAGCCGTTGCAGCACTGAGAGTTGTCGCGGCATCCCAACTTCATAGTTCCCGTACGCgataaataaatgagaagTTAAGTGTTAACTgctgaaacaaataaatgtaaAATTAGTCTTAAAGGcgagaattaaaaaaaaaaggaatggagGGAGGGGTGACGGTTGAATTGTTGATGTTTATGGAAAGTACTGCGAGTTGAGGGGTTTAAcaatttataataataattttctaCTTGCGATAACGAAGTGTCTGCGATCGTCCTGAGGTTTGCAGGCAACTAATAATATTTGTGCCCACATT
The genomic region above belongs to Trypanosoma brucei gambiense DAL972 chromosome 1, complete sequence and contains:
- a CDS encoding expression site-associated gene (ESAG) protein,putative, which translates into the protein MSESVDQLLKTYLQSCDYSIDSSSRKKALEMSCLCCHVYGGEGHLPDGWLVCTREVEGLKKRDESCGFRSELYTNGSKYVLAFAGVHDNRSAFESALQLVGKSDAYKLAAANAALVVSAFGLSNVSFTGHSLGGGLATAAAVFTGAPAITFNPAWLSSSTRSELLKFPSVEVINYVIFAEALDVFQRHPQLLNSVPAGAFFAGLLSNSKIQQFGTFKYIYCKVIHDRPHYIDAHLIETIIEELRKENGEKISASDLAASSLHEDVMGGMAQLVQQKMSVIMEVVASVMSKQFSAGGFGSS